Genomic window (Phragmites australis chromosome 5, lpPhrAust1.1, whole genome shotgun sequence):
GTTATATATGTCATGGCCTCAAAAGCTTAGACAATGATCAGAAGGCAAAGAACATGCATGGGAGAAACAAGAGAGGGAAAACTTAAAGGCACCTGAAATTGTGGAGGTCCAAGGTATAGGTGGTGCGTACCATGTACAGTACACTATCAAGCGTGACGGAAAGCGCCATGTGCTTGCTCCGAGTTTTTGGAGAGAAACCCCATTGCATGTGGCCGTCATGTGGGGCATCCACAACGTCTGTCCGTCCGTCCCTCCCTCCCTTTTTCAAATCACACTCTGGCTGCTCAAAAAGCTTCACCTAGCTAAGCCAGTAGCCACCACACAATTACTAGCAAAATCTACTATCCCTGCCCGTTGTTTCTTTCGCCTACATTCCAACAAGTAACTACTCCAAAGTTGTAAGAAAAAACCCCATTTCACAATACCCATAATGGAGGGCTAGAAGAATTTTTACTACAAGATATATAAGCTGACCGATCAGAAAGAAATTAACTTCCATTGATCGATATGGTTGCAGGTTTTTGTCTCCGTTTGTAGTTTTGGGACctacgacagctgcaagttttCAGAAACTCGGCATGCGATAGCGCGTTGCTTACACTACTGGCAGATTGTATATGCGAAGCATGAGAGGGCACATAGCATGCATGCCGACGAATCTACGTTGGTTCTCGCTTCATAACTCGCGCGGTTGTCAACTCGGGGTGGCGCTGCATGTGCCGCCATGTGCGCCTTGCTTGCCCATTCTCGTGGCGGAGCCCGGCGGCCGAGCCCACTTAATTTGAAGCCTCTCTTTGATCATCTCTGAAATTATATTCGGATATATACTTGGGAAAATATAATCGCTACTATGTTGGTTGTGTAGTGCATTCAGAATTGAAGCACTTGCTGGATTGTACATTTGTTCTTGTCATTGTACTTTGCTCATACGTGTGAGATCGATGTAAACATGAATTAGAAGAGAAACTTGCAGGGAATAAATACTATTACAAGAATGCTCTGTACTGTCCAAGCCTCTGTCAGGACCTTAACCATATGTTTGACATTATATTTGAGCTGTCTATTGCGCCTACTGCACACTTCATTTCTTAACTGTCTCAAACTTGAAAAGAAAACAAGCCGTTCTATTCACCTCATTCAATTGTACAACAAGGGAGCATGTGGCACATGACCAGAAAAAGGGAGGAAACATGCATGATGTTAGAGGCGGACCACAAAATGACGGCAAATGCATGCTAGCTCACACCACATGCCATCTTCATTCCTCGTGGTGGAGATATAGATACATGGGCGCGCACACATTGCTTCCTATCtagctctctcatttttccaaTCCTCAGCCAAAGCGATGCGAGGCCCCAACACCAAGCAGGCATTCAAGCAAGGCTTCCTCAAGAACTTGATCTTGAGCCTCCAAGCCTTCAGGAgcagcacctcctcctcctctggggGCGCCATGAATCTCCAAGAGAGGAAGCGTGCCATCAAGTCGTCGGCCGACATCGCCATGGCGACCGCCCGCGGCGGCAGAGCACGGTGGCCACAGGCCCTCTTGGCTTCATCGTCTAGGCCATGCATATCGCCAGGGAAGGTGCAGAGGtgcaagaagattgtgaagatGTGTCACCACAAGAGGAGAAGAGATGGCACTGGTACTACTTCCCTTGCAAGAACAGCACTGATTAGTAGCAGTGAGATTGCGAGGaggctggtgaggaagaggaccAAGATTCTGAGGAGGATGATACCCGGAGGCGAGTTCCTGGATGAGGTCTCATTGCTTCGTGAAGCCATGGATTACGTCGCTCATCTACACGCGCAAGTCGACGTGCTCCGGTGCATCTCGAAAGCCATGCAATGAGATCTAGCATGTCAGGTTAGTTAATTTCCTGCATTTTGGCAACTGTTCTAAGGGAGATGTATTGTTAGCGTTGTTGATGAATCCTAATGAACTTTCTTGATGTGTTTTGTGTTACCTCAGCATGCAGGGGTAGTGCAAAGCTAAAGGAAGCGATGGTAAAAGTTTCAGGTGAATCAGCGGCCGGGTAGATTGTAGTAGCAGGTACTTCAGAAGAGGAGGAAAATTTCTTGCAGAAAGAATTCATGAATTTAATTGATGTGAGATATGTCCCTGATCAGGCTGTGCAAATGGTGAAGGATAGATCAAGAGATCTTATCCTTTACAGAGAGGCATGTGATGGAAATTTGTAAGGTTGTATTAGCTACTTTTGTACTGGAACTAAAGAGACAACCCATTGTAGCTATAGTACTAAATCTTTTTGACAGCGGTATTTTCTACCGCTAGGTAGTATTTGTTGTCGACTGAGAGAGGTTTGCACATACACTACAAAGGAGGATGTCTAGCCTGAACCATGCTTGCAAATGTAGTTCAAtcctttcttttgttttcttttctataTCTCTACCGCTTAAAAAGCACCTAAAACATCATGTTCCGTCCGATTCCCGTTTCGCTCCCACCCGTCCCCACCGTACAAATCCCATTCCCACAGCAAAACGTGCCAACGCATGCTGTTCCCTTCTCAGACCCAGCCACGACGTCACTGCACCCTCTCAGATCTGGCCCAGCCACCCCCTCCCCCATCCCCGTGTCTTCCTTTCGCCGCCGGCCAGCTCCATCTCCCCTCCATCGCGAGTGGACACTGTCGAtacccgacctcctcctccaagaACCACCACCAGTCGTACCACCGGTTTCTGGCGCTTCCGGCCCTCCTCTACCTCCACCTCGCGTCGCCCTCCCTCCCCGAGGCCAAGTAGATCACGCTCCGTGCCAGGGTACCGCCCACCCACTGCTTGGCAAGCACCTCCTCTTCCACCTTGACCCCCTCCGCACCCCGTCGCTCCGCTACGCCGTCGCCATCCTATCCCGCATCCTCCCCAACCCGAACCCCTTCTCCCTCAACACCATCCTCCGCATCACCGCATCCTCGCATCGCCCGACACGCACACCTACCTGCCGCTGCTCCAGCGTGCACGCGCCTCCTCGCGCTCCGTGACGAGGAGCGCCTCCACACCGAGGTCGCCAAGAACGGGCTTGCCACGCTCATCTACGTCAAGATTCTCTCCATGCGAAATTTCTTCACCATTGGTCACGCCACAACCCTATAGGTACATCGCCTCCACAGCTCCATCGATCCCACATCTTGACCTCAATGTTCATTGACGCCATCATCGGTTGATCGCTGCACGAAAGCATGAAGTTGTGGTTGGTGAGGAGCGACATGTGTACACGGACTTCATCACAGTCATCGCAGTCAGAATCCGCGACTTCATGGAGCGAGAGCTGCTTGCATGTAGTAGAGGAGCACCCGTGCAAATCGGAGGGGAAAACGAACATGCCTTCCAGCTATGAAATGCCTAATGCACCAATGTGAGCATCCTGTTGGTACTTTAATCTATGTTTGTGATGGTAAGccttaattttgtttttttttatattgtgTAAAAGAATTATACTTAACATACAATATGTTTGCCTTAATTGCTctccatcgcatttgtttcgtAGTCGGGGTGCTATATGATAGGATTGTTTTATCTCTTATACGTTGTTGGGGAGCAGGATGTTGTGTTGGAGGTACTAGAGGCAGTAGTCGCAGAGGTGTGGTGAGGTGACTTGTGCTGCGGCTGGCAGGTTGGGGGTATGGTTGTCAGTACGTGGTCATCCTTCCATAATAGCTATGGGTGACATCCTACTTGACCCTCTGTAGTTACTACTGCTTTTATGTTTCAGATTATTTTCATTCTTTCTTGACAAAGGCTGATGTTTGTACATGTTTGATGGGTATTTTTGAA
Coding sequences:
- the LOC133917388 gene encoding transcription factor IBH1-like 1, which encodes MRGPNTKQAFKQGFLKNLILSLQAFRSSTSSSSGGAMNLQERKRAIKSSADIAMATARGGRARWPQALLASSSRPCISPGKVQRCKKIVKMCHHKRRRDGTGTTSLARTALISSSEIARRLVRKRTKILRRMIPGGEFLDEVSLLREAMDYVAHLHAQVDVLRCISKAMQ